Below is a genomic region from Pyxidicoccus trucidator.
ACTCGCGACCGTGGGGCCCGTGAGGCTCATCCAGATGCCCGACGGTCACTGGCTTCGCGTCCGCACTCCCGGAGCCATCAAGGTCGCGGGAGGGCGATACCGCGAATTTATCTGGGGTATCGACACAGTTGTACGGGTGGAGCTCGATACCGACGGTGATGGCCGGTACGACGTGCGAGGCGAGGACTGGCAGCGCGTGGCGCCCAGGTGGTGCTGGGCCCGTGGAGAGTCCGGCTGGGTGGCCGCCCCTCTCCAGCACTGCGTGACGGCCTGGGACCAGCTCGTGAAGGGCCACGAGTAGGTCAGAGAAATCGCGCGTGCAACTCTGGCGTGGGCATGCGGCACGCCTCCGCCTTGCCGAACCAGCGGTAGCGGTTGCGCGCGATGAAGCGGTAGACGACGTCGCGGATGGGCGTGGGCACCACGACGAAGGCGTAGAACAGCTTCCACGCGCCGGGCAGCTTCCGTGCGATGCGCAGGGCCGCGCTGGAGCGCATATAGACGCGTCCATTCTCCACGAGGATGAAGCTCTGGGGCTCGGCCTCGGGCACGCGGCCCAGGGGCGCGAGCAGCGCCGCGGCCTGGGCGGACTGGAGCGCCGCGAAGCGGATTTGCGCCGACGGGTCCCGGTCGATGATGAAATTCACAGCGCCATTGCAGAGATTGCAGACGCCGTCGAACAGCACCACCGCCGAGTCCTGCTTCGTCTCGCCCATCCCGAGCCTCCCCCCGCTAGATAACCTGCCGCCGGCCTCGCCGCATGTCTACTTCACCTCCCAGCCCTTCGTCCCGCGCTCGTAGCGCTTGCCCGACGGCAGCTCCCCGTAGAAGAGGAGGTCCTTCACCCCCACCACGGACGTGCCGTTGAACAGGCCAAGCTCGCCGTTGGCGGGCAGGTGGATTCCCAGCTCCGCGATATCGAGGCGCACGCGCTCGCCCGGGGCCACCGTCACGTCGGGCAGCACCGCGCCCGTGGGGTTGCTCACCTGCGTGGGCGCGTGGTCGCTCTGCGCCAGGCTCACCCGCAGGTTGGTGGTCAGCACCATGCCCTTCAGCGACAGCGTCGCCGACGTCCGGTTGCCCACCTCCACCCAGCCCTCGCGCGGGTCGAACGCCTCGAACACCAGCGTGGGCTTCTGCTTCGAGTACCGCTCCAGCTCCCCGAGGATGAAGGCGCGGCGCTCCTTGACGTACCGCTTCAGGTAGTCGCGGCCCGCCGCGAAGCGCTCGTAGCTCATGTACGGGTCCGCGGCCATGTGCGGGTCGATGAGCTTGTGCAGCGAGTCGATGTACGGGCCCATCACCGCGGTGGAGAACAGCTCGTCCATCGCCTTGTCCAGCCGCGCCTCCAGCCGCTCCCGCAGCACGGGGTGCAGCACCACGCGCGTGCCCAGGTTGGAGAACACCGGCAGGTAGCCCGGGTAGGACGCCGTCTCGTTCTTTCGCTGCAGGTACATCTTCTCCACGGACGCGTCGGTAATCGTGAAGTTGAACAGCGGGTGGCGCATGTTGGCGCTGTACGTCCGCATGTCCTCCACGGAGATGGGGTACCACCAGCGCGCGTCCACGTTGTTGAGGTCCCAGGGCACGTAGGACCACTTCGCCGTCGCGCGGTCGTAGATGAAGTAGCTCTCCGAGTCCTCCACGTAGTTGTTGGACATCAGCACGTCCAGCACCATGGAGCGCAGGTAGTGCTCCAGCTGGAAGCTCATCTCCAGCGCGGCCACCAGCTGCGGCTCCGGCGTGTGGTTGATGACGCCCATCATCGTCCAGAGCTTGTCGTCCGGCTGCGACTCGTTCGTCTTCTTCAGCCACTTGCCCTGGTAGGGCACCTTCCACGTCTTGAACTCGCAGTCCTTCCAGCCGCACCGGTAGATGTCGGCGTCGTCGTCCGCGAAGTCGTGCGCCTTGAGGAAGGCCTTGTTCACCTGCTCGATTTCCAGGAACACGCCCTCGTATGCGCCATTGAGCTTCAGCCGCACGAACTTCGCCTTCGACGCGGGCACGCGCATGGCCTCCAGCAGGTCATACGAAATCTTCTCCGCCAGCAGGGTGGCGTCCGCGTACTCGGCCACGAGGTTGAGCGAGGTGCGCCCCTCGAAGCGCACCTTGTCCTCGAAATTCACATTCCAGCTCTTCTTCTCGAAGTAGCGCGCGGAGGCCCCGCGCAGCCGCACCTTTATCTTGTACGTCGTCCCATTCGCCTTGAAGACGGCGTCCTGCTCCGGCGTCCACACGTCGGCCTCGAACTTCCGCATCGCCTCCTCGGGGATGATGAGCTCGTACTCCGGCACGGAGGTCTGCACCGGCGGCAGCTTGAAGGGCCGCTCCACCTCGGGCACCGGAGGAGGAGGAGGCGGCGGCGGTGGCTCGGGCTGAGGGTCCGGGTCCGGCTGGGGCTGAGGGTCCGGGTCCGGCTCGGGGACGGGCGGTGGACGCTCCTCCTCGGGTGGCGTCACCTGCGGAGACTCGCCCACGGGAGGCGGAGGTTGCTCGACGTTCGGAGTGTCCGTCCCGGCCCCACAGGCCCACAGGCCCAGCAACGGAAGGCAGATCAGCAGTCGTGCGTGATTCATCCCGGCCCCGGTGAGCAAGGGACATGCCCTCCGTCCAGGGGAGCGCACTGGCGGAGAGTGGACGCTTCGGGGCCTGGGAAGGTGTCTCCGCGTTCCACCCTGGGGAAAGGAATTGCCCACGGTGGGGCTGGCTGCTCGCCCCTCCCCCGGGGGCAGGGCCCGGGGAGGCCGCGCCTGCCGGGCGTGAGGGGAGGG
It encodes:
- a CDS encoding thiol-disulfide oxidoreductase DCC family protein; the encoded protein is MGETKQDSAVVLFDGVCNLCNGAVNFIIDRDPSAQIRFAALQSAQAAALLAPLGRVPEAEPQSFILVENGRVYMRSSAALRIARKLPGAWKLFYAFVVVPTPIRDVVYRFIARNRYRWFGKAEACRMPTPELHARFL
- a CDS encoding CotH kinase family protein — translated: MNHARLLICLPLLGLWACGAGTDTPNVEQPPPPVGESPQVTPPEEERPPPVPEPDPDPQPQPDPDPQPEPPPPPPPPPVPEVERPFKLPPVQTSVPEYELIIPEEAMRKFEADVWTPEQDAVFKANGTTYKIKVRLRGASARYFEKKSWNVNFEDKVRFEGRTSLNLVAEYADATLLAEKISYDLLEAMRVPASKAKFVRLKLNGAYEGVFLEIEQVNKAFLKAHDFADDDADIYRCGWKDCEFKTWKVPYQGKWLKKTNESQPDDKLWTMMGVINHTPEPQLVAALEMSFQLEHYLRSMVLDVLMSNNYVEDSESYFIYDRATAKWSYVPWDLNNVDARWWYPISVEDMRTYSANMRHPLFNFTITDASVEKMYLQRKNETASYPGYLPVFSNLGTRVVLHPVLRERLEARLDKAMDELFSTAVMGPYIDSLHKLIDPHMAADPYMSYERFAAGRDYLKRYVKERRAFILGELERYSKQKPTLVFEAFDPREGWVEVGNRTSATLSLKGMVLTTNLRVSLAQSDHAPTQVSNPTGAVLPDVTVAPGERVRLDIAELGIHLPANGELGLFNGTSVVGVKDLLFYGELPSGKRYERGTKGWEVK